The Longimicrobium sp. genome includes the window GCCCTTGAGCAGCTCGATGTCCGCGAAGTCGATGGGGTTCAGCACCAGGCCGGTCGCGAAGTACTTCGCCACGGTGACGGTCAGCATGGCGCGCCGGATGGCGTCCAGCTTGGTGTCGCCGGTCTTGGCCTTGATGGTGGCGTTCGCCAGCACGGCGTTGTTGCCGGTCGCCCAGAAGTACTTCTGGACCCGCGGGTGCGTGGCGATGCCCTGCAGGTTGGGCGAGGACCCGCTGCCGCGGATGAACTGCTCGTCCTCTTTCAGCTCCAGCCCGGCGCGCATCTCGCCGTCGAGCGTCGCCTGCAGCCGCGGCGCGTCGGCGATGATCTGGCGGGTGATCTCCGCCCAGTGCGCGATCACCTCCACGGGTGCCGTGCGCTTGGCGAACGTCAGGTTCGACTCGGGCTTGACCGCGCCCTCGGCGACCGGGGCCGCGTTGTTCGTGAACCCGGTCTGCTCGATGAACTCGATGGTGCCGCTGGTGGTCGGGGACACCTGCAGCAGATCGCGCAGCAGCGGGCGCGAGCGGGGCGCGGTGACCACATCCGGAAGCCGCTGCGGCTCCACCAGCGTCCCGGCGCTCCCGGCGTCGGAGGTGATGGCAGCCCGGGGAAAGAAGCTGCCGTTCACGGAGAACGCGCCCGACTCGGTGGCGGCGCTGGCGCGCATCGCCTTGATCTGGTCCGACTCGGCGAACTGCTGGCCGATGGACTTTCCGTTGTGTGCGGCGACGCCCATGCGGGGCCGCGCCGCGAGCTTCTCCACCTCGTCGATTCGGGCCTGGATCTCGGCGGCTCGCCGGTCGAGTTCGGCCTTCACCTCGACCAGCTTTTCGCCCACCTCCTCGACGCGCTTGCCGGTCTTCTCCGACGACTCGCCGTTCGCCTTCAGCTCCTTCGCCTGCTTGTCCAGCGACGCCTTCAGCTCCTCGCGGAAGCCCGTGAAGGCGGTGAACAGTTCGGTCATCGTCTCGGCCATGTGTCAGTTCTCCAAGAGGGAGCGCGCCCCGAACTCGAAACGCGCGGTCAGCAGGGAGGCCATCAGCGCGTCGGCTGCGGCCGTGTCGTCAGGCTCCCCACCGTTCTCATCCCGAGAATCCGGCTTGGCCTTGAATCCACCGGACGCGATCGCCTTGGCCTGCGCGTGCGAACAGCCTGCATCCCGCAGGATCTGCTCGACGTCGCGCACGGTCTGCGGCGTGGTCCGGGTGTTGGCCTGCCCCTCCTGTCGCCGGTCGGCGAGTTCGGGCGGCGCGTGGGCGAAGAAGGAAAGGTCGAAGCGTGCGCGCATCTGCGGCGGCGCGTCCTCGTTCGTGGTGTCGTCGGCGAACCCGGCGGCCACGGCTTCGGCCGCGTTCATCCAGGTCTCGGCCGTCATCAGCGCGGCGATCCCGGCGGTGGTCTGCCCTGTCCGCTCGGCGTAGATGTCCGCCATGGATGCGGCGATGCCGTCCAGCCAACCAGCGATCTCGCGGAAGTCGGCCGCGTTGCCGCACATGCACGTCCACGGGTCGTGCACCATCAGCGTGGTGCCCGTGCCCATCCGTCGCTCGTCCCCGGCCATGAAGACCAGGCTGGCGATCGATGCCGCCACACCGTCATTCTGCGTGATGATCCGGGCCGGGTGCTGCACGAGCGCGTTGTACAGGGCGATGCCCCCCCACACGTCGCCGCCGGGGGAGTTGATCCGGACGCGGATGGTGCCGGCGTTGATCTCCGAGAGGGCGCGCACCAGGTCGCCCACGGTGGGGCCGTCCCAGAGGTAGTTCCCGATCTCGCCGTAGATGAACAGCTCGGCCTCGCCGCTCGCGGCCGCCTTCAGCTCGTACCACTTCGCCGGCGCCTTGGCTTGCACGACGATCGGCTTCCGCGATGCGGACAGCTTCTCCTGCGCCGGCAGTTCGATCGTCTTACGCATCGGGCGTCCTCTCGTTGGCGCGGGCCATGTTCAGCGGGCGCAGGAACTCGTTCAGCTCAGGCGGGCCAGGCGGCATGTTCTCGCGCTCCCGCGGCTCGTTCCGGTTCATCCACCCGTCCCTGATCGCGGAGCCGTAGAAGGCTGCGCGTGCCGTGCTGTTCCCTCGGTTGAACGCGAGGCGGTTGAACTCGACGTAGTGCGTTTCCTGCTCGGCCGGGGTGAGGAGCGTCATGTTGGCCCGCTGTTCGAACCGCACCAGCCGCTGGTTCAGTCCGCCATCGAGATAGTGCTGTCCCTGTTCTTCGATGTTGGAGAACGTCGCCCGCTCCAAGTCACCGATCATGTGCGGCGGCACCCGGCACATCCCCGCGATCTCGCTACGCTGGTACTTGCGAAGGTCGAGGAACTGCGCGTCTTCGTTCGTCATGGAAACCGGGGCGGCGCTCAGCTTTGCCCCTTCTTCCAGCACCAGCAGGCGGAACAGGTTGTCGCCGGAAGTGCCACGCTCGATCGACTCTTTCAGTCGCTCGACCGCGCCCGCACTGAACTCGGCCGGCGCCTCTGCGACCATGCCCGGTCGGGCGCCATTACCGAACAGCAGCGCCCCGTGCTTCTCCGCGGCGAGGGCGAGGCCGATGGACTCGCGCATGTACGTGATCGGCGAAACCCCCGTCACCCCGTCGAGGGTCAGACCGCGCAGGTGGAAGATGCTGCCCGATGGCGCCTCTTCTCCCCGCACCTTGTAGGTGACGGTGTAGTCCTTCGCCTGGTGAACCGTCACGCTGTCCGGGTGGATCGGCAGCAGTTCCAGCACCCGCCCGCCTACGCCCCGCGTGATGTAGGAGTACGCGTTCCCACGCATTTCGACGTGGGCCTGCATCATCTCGCGGTACTCCATCGCCGTCTGCCACGCGTTCGCCTGGCGCCGGAGGACGCGGTGCAACGGATGCTCTGTCGCTTTGCGCCGCCCTCCGTCCGGCAGTCGCTGGTGGACTCCGATCGGCAGCGCCCCGACGTCTTCAGCCAGGATGCGAACGCAGGCGTAGAAGGCCCCGCACCGCATCGCCGTGTCCGGCCCCACCGAGATCCCCGCCCGCGTCGGCCCGCCACCGAACCACTTGCCCCCCTCGGCCAGCGTCATGTTGCGGGTGGCGTCGTACGCCTTGGGCGCCAGCGCCCGGCCGAAGAAACCCATTGCGTTAGGACCGGCCGCGCGCGGACCCGCGAATCCCCACGACGAACAGCACCACGCCCAGCACCATCACCCCGACCGCCCAACCCCAGACGTGCGCCACCCCGGCCGTCACCAGCGCAAGGCCGATCAACACCAGCAGGTCGAACAGGTCGAAGCCCTTGGGCATGGGCAGGCGGGTAGGGTGGGAGAACGACAAAAGGGGACCCCTCCCCGGCAGTGTGCCGAGATAGGGGTCCCCTTTGTGGAACCGTGGCGCCTCACGAGGGGCGCAATGTCACCGTCAGGTTTCGCGCTTGCGCGCGTGCTACTCCCGAATGCTACAAGGGAGTGTGCCCGACGTCAAGGATCATGTCTACAGGTTGTGGCGCACCTTGCGGAGAAGGGCGTCCGCGATGGCGCAGCCCACGATCGTCGGCAGCACCAGCCACCCGCCGCCGAAAGCGAGCGTGACAAAGGCGCCGACGAACGCTCCGGCGTACCAGCGCAGCGAGTTCTCCCAGCTACCCGCCCGCGACTGCTCGCGCACCTGCCGCTCCATCGCCTCCACCTCTGCGATCTGCTTCGGTAGAACCTCAGCCGATTCGTCCATTTCGTTCACGCTGGAAGGGGTTGTGGAAGGAGGAGGGCGGGCAGCCGGACGTCGGCTCGTGCCCGGTACTCGCGTGCGTACCGCAGTGCCGCCCTCGCCGCATCGCCCTCCCGCGCCGGTGTCGGCGGCGCCTCTCGCACCACCTGCTCCACAGGTGACGAGCCGTGAAGGATGCCGGCCGGGCGCCGCGCGTAAACGTTGCCGTAGAGGAGGAGGTCCACGAAGAAACGTTGGTACGCCTCCACCAACTCGGGAGGCAACGGCTCCGGCGGGTTCAGGAGCCGGACCTGATGCGTCTCCTCATCCACCTGGTAGGCGGCCAGGAAGTCGGCTTCCGTCATGGACCACGGGTCAACGCGGGAGTGGCGGGTCCAGATCACCCCGCCGCATTCCTCGCAGACGTGGCGCTCGTAGCCCGGCGCGTTCTCCGCGATGGGCAGCCACACGTAGCCCGCGCACCCCTCGTAGGGGCAATCGCCCATTATCATCGCGGGCCTCTACGCATGGGCCGGGCGCGTCATCGCCTGATAGAACGTGGTGGCGCTTTCCGTCCAGCCCTTGCGGTCGTTCTCCCACGTGCGGTGAACGACCGCCACGCCGCCGGTCGGCACCCACCCTTGATCCATCAACGAACTCACCTCCTCCTCCAAGGTGCGCAAGTCGTCGTTCTGCGCCACGTAGTAGCCGCCAGTCGCCCAAGCCTTCCAGCGCCCGACCCCGTTCGCTGTCATCGTCACGCTGCTTTCTGGAAGGCTCTCGCCTCCATCCTGTAGGTGTTCCCGCAGTGGTGGCACTGGTAGGTCTGGCGCAGCTGGTCTGCAGGTAGGGTGAGGGACAGCGCCCGCTCGGCTTCGGGAATGCGCAGCCGCGGCACCTTCCCGCAGTCGGGGCACTTCACGTCCGGGCGGAGGAGGCGGTCGCTCATGCGAGGGAGGGGAGGAAGAACCATAGACACCATCCCTGTCTCGTCTCCGGATCAACTCCGAACTGCGCCACCATGAGACGAGGGCCCGCCGCGAGGTCGCCGCCCGAGTCCCCTGCTCCGGCCGCGATGCAGTTGGCAACCCACCCGGCGGATACTTTCATATGCGTCTCGAACCAGACCGGCGTCGGATTCAGACCGTAGATGTACGACGAGAAGTCGGATTCGGTTTGGCGATCACCGGCATACACCGCCCGCCATGTGTAGCCTTCGAACTCGGCGCGCTGCTCCTTGGGCAGCATCATCTCCAGATAGGGCGGCAGCCGCACAAGCCACCGCCGGAAAGCCTCCGATCCCGCAGGGGTGTCGAGCGGCCCCTCGTACGTGCTGCCGTCGGGGTTACCGCCCGGCACGAACCCCTCCATCCGGAACCCATCCGCGTTGCTCATTGCGCACCCTTTCCCGCGTCTCGGAGGATCGCCGCCTCGATCTCGTCGGCCAGTTCGCGGGCTTCGCGAACGTCGTCGGCTTCCCCTGCCAGCCCGTACTCCTCGCCGAGCCGCGTGGTGTGATCGGCCAGTCTGCGGAGCAGTTCGGCGTGGTCTTTCGTAACGGTGAAGTTTCTCATCAGAACACCAGGACGCCGCGGGACTCGTACACGGACGCTCGCTTTGCTGCTCCCTCGCCGGCCGCCACGGCGTCGTTGCGCGCCTCCCACGCGAGCAGGGCACCCATCGCCCCGTCGATTTTCTTTGGGCTGTCCGGACGTTCCTTCCGGATGATCCACAGCGGCTGTTCGTCCTCGTCGGTCAGCCCTGTCGGCTGCTTGCGGGCGTTGCCGATGTGGTCATCGAGTTGGGCATCACCGGCGTGCGTCACATCCCCCGCTCCCAAGGCCGTTACGAACGCGCGGACGGCGTACGCCATGGGTTTGCGACGGTTGGTCCACCACTCGATTACACGCTTTTCGCCGTACTGGCCGGCCCACTTGGCAACCGAGGTCTCCCACTTCGGAGGGTCGCAGTACATCCGGCAGACGTTGTAGCGCTCGAACGCGTCCTCCACAATCCCGTCCACCTCGGCGACGGGCACCTCCCAATCCTTCAAATGCTCGGGTCGCTCCCAGATTCCCAGTGGCCACAGGAACCCGGTAGCGACCTCGCACCCTACAATGGAGGTGGCGTCATCGAACCGGGAGCCGTCGAAACCGATGGTGATGGCGGCGCCCGCCGGCACCTGGTGATCCGGCCGCGCCTGCTTCTTCCACTGCGTCACATCGAAGGCGCCGCCGCTGGACTGCACCAGCCGGTTCAGCCACACCCGTTCCAAGTACGGGCGGTCAGCGCCGGGCTCCTCGAACGTGCCGACCACGCGGTCCACGTCCGTCCACTCTGCGATGTACGGGCCCGACGCGTCAATGACCGCCTCTCTCAGCCCGGCCGTGGTGGAGATGTCGATGCATTGGTCGGCCTCCCGGTGGTAGAAGAACAGCCGGGAGTTGTGCGCCGTGCCCAGCATAATCTTGCGCGCGTACTCCATCGTGTTCTCCGCGACCGATCCGGCGCCCGGCTCCGGCGCCGTCGTCGTCTCCAGCGCCCACGGATCGGCCAGCGGGCGTTTCGCGAGGTTCGCGAGCATCACCGTCCATGCGCGCTTCAGGCTATCCAGGGTGAAGCGGTGCGTTTCGTCCGCGTGCTGGAATGTGGTGCGCGCGCCGTCACGGGCGTTCGGGGAGGCCGATACGGCCTCCGCCTTCCCGGCCCCATCCTTCCGCATGATCCGCTCGAGCCCGATGTCGAAGTCGTTCCCGATCGGCACCTCCATCAGGATACGGCGGAGCGCGCCGTACGCGAGCTCTTCCGACTGCTCTTCGGTAAACGCGATCATCGGGATGTACGGATCGGAGACGGAGCGCACCACGGGCCGCAGGACGCCCCGCGTGTTCTCGAAGCCGTCGCACCGGACCGGCCCCTCCGGGTGGAGCTCCGCCGCGGCGAGCCAGGCTGCCTTCTCCGTCTTGGCGCTTCCCTTCCGAAGCGACAGCGCACACCGCTGGAACCGCCGCCGGCCGGAGCGCGGGTTTGCCGTGCGCGTGATGACGCCGTTCCGCCGGCTGATCAGCTTCGGCGGCTCCACCTCGTACATCCGATAGAACCAGGCGCGCTCCTCGTCGTTCAGGTTGACCGGCTTCCCCAGCAAGTCCCCCGGCCCGTGGCACAGCAGCTCCTCGATGAACTCGCAGACCATGGGTCCGAGCGTCGGCCATTCCTCGTCGTCGTCGTACGGCGGACACATAATCTGCGTCATGCGACCGCCTTCAACACCGAGCGGGGGTCCTTCTTCGGGTCCGGACGCTGCGCCTTCTTCGCGGTCTTCCGACTCTTCGTCCGCTCGGCCGCCTGCTCTCCCTTCTCAACCTCCCACTGCAGCCGGCGCCGGTCGATCGGCGACAGGCCGAACCGGACCTCCTGCAGGCGGATCTCCGCGGCGAGCTTGGGCAGTGCGGCTACCGCCGCGAAACCCATGTCGGCCGTTTCCCAGAACAGTTGATGAAGGTACGCGAGGTGGAACAGTCCGCCGCGCATGTCGGCGTCCAGATACTCGCCCGCCATCGGCGAGCGCCACACGGAAGTCCACCACTCCAACAGGAGCGGGTGCCACCCTTCCTTGCGGTCGGGCAGATCCGGGACGCGGTTTTTGCGCGCGGTCTCGGAAGACGGCAGGCGTGCGGCGCCCGGAGTCTTATTCGTACGCTGCCGCAGGTGCGCCGGCTTCGGCGCGGGTCCGCTCATCTACTCACGCTGTCCAGTTCAGAAGTCCCCAACCCGTAGACAAAAAATCCAGCCTTGGCAAGCGGTGGGGGAGATGGCGCCCCGCAGGGATTTGATACCCCCCTCCTGTCATGCCGCGTGCCGCTCCCGTGCTCGCTTCACCTGATGGTGCGTGTTGCACAGCGTCTCGTGGTTCACCGGGTCCCACGGATCGCCGCCTTCACGCATCGGGACGATGTGGTCCACCATGTCGCCCGCCTTCACATACCCCTGTCGTTCGCATTCGGCGCATAGAGGGTGGAGGCGGCGGTGCCGCGCCCTTGTCTTCTGCCACCGTGCGCTGCCGTAGAAGCGCCGCTCCTCGTCCGTCTTCGTGTCCCCTCGCCTCTGGACTTCCTTGCGGTGGTCTGGGCAGTAGGGCTCGCGGGTGAGGGCGGGGCAGCCCGGGGTGTTGCACGTGCGCATGGGCTTGGGCATTCAGCCGTAGCCGCGGGAGGTTGCCGAGCCTCTGGTGTCCGGGGAGTGGGGCATCAGGCGGCGGGGCGCACGCAGTCAGGGCGGTGGCGTCGCGCCCAGTCCTGCCCCTCGTCCGTGGTGATGAATGCTTCCCACTCACCCGGCTGGGCGTGCTTGGGGCATCCAGTCGCGGACCATGCGCACTTGTACCAGCCGCAGTAGCACCGGGCGGCAGCCTCACGCGTGAAGTAGGCGGCCGTGCGTGCGTCGCGGCGGCGCTGCCTGATCCATCCACCGAAGAGCACGAGGATGACGCCTGCCCATGCGGAGAACGCGACTGCGGCGGCTATGTTCTGCCCGTCCATCAGGGCACCTCGTTGGCGAGGGCGGCGCGGTTGGCCTGCACCCGGTTCCACTCCGGCGTTCCCTCGGCGGGGCGGTAGGAGCAGTCGCCGGGGACGCACCCCTCCGACCGGGTTGCCGCGAGAGTCCACCCACACACCGGGCACCGGTCGGCTTCCGAGCCCGGGATGATCGTCCGCTTTGCCATGCCCCGCAATTCCTTGTGTCTGGTCTGTGCTGAAATGTCGGCGTAAAGCCCTTTGGGGTCAAGAGCGCCGTGCGATATAAAGCATGGACTCACGCCGCTCGCCTCTGCTTCTCCCGGTCGATGATCCTCTCCTGCTCCTTCAACTCCTTCAGGAGGTCCAGGACCGATGCTCCGCGTGCGTAGATGCGGACCGCGAGGATGTGCTTGCACAGGCGGTCGAACCTCCACACGTGGTCCCCGCAGTCGCAGCCTGGCTGGTTGGGGTCGCGGGTCTGGACGTGGTGGGGCTCGCTTCCTCCTGTTACCAGGTAGGTGCCCTGTCCTGTCTGGTGTACGTCCAGGAACAGCGCGCGGTGAAGGCGGTCGCTGAACTGCGTCATCGGGCGCGGGCGGGTTCAGGAGTGGCCGGGGTCGCGGGTGCCGCGTCCGAGCTGCCGCAGACGACGAACGGCTCCTGCACACCATGCCCGCAGCACGCGGAGGTCGCGCCAGGGATGAAGCCGAGGCACGGGTCGTACCCCTCCGGCGTGGGCGGCAGTTGACACGCGGGGCAGAGCCGCGGCGCGGCGCCGTCGATGGCTTCGCCCGTGTCCGCGTACCTCCACGCGCCGTCCGCATACACGATCGGATGTCCGTAGGCGTAGGCCGTCGCGCTCATGCGCGCCCCCGGCGCCCCGCCTGCCACTCGTGCGTGGGCGCCGGGGCGCCGGCCTCCACGCGGAAGCGCATCCGCGACGGC containing:
- a CDS encoding phage major capsid protein — translated: MAETMTELFTAFTGFREELKASLDKQAKELKANGESSEKTGKRVEEVGEKLVEVKAELDRRAAEIQARIDEVEKLAARPRMGVAAHNGKSIGQQFAESDQIKAMRASAATESGAFSVNGSFFPRAAITSDAGSAGTLVEPQRLPDVVTAPRSRPLLRDLLQVSPTTSGTIEFIEQTGFTNNAAPVAEGAVKPESNLTFAKRTAPVEVIAHWAEITRQIIADAPRLQATLDGEMRAGLELKEDEQFIRGSGSSPNLQGIATHPRVQKYFWATGNNAVLANATIKAKTGDTKLDAIRRAMLTVTVAKYFATGLVLNPIDFADIELLKG
- a CDS encoding head maturation protease, ClpP-related; amino-acid sequence: MRKTIELPAQEKLSASRKPIVVQAKAPAKWYELKAAASGEAELFIYGEIGNYLWDGPTVGDLVRALSEINAGTIRVRINSPGGDVWGGIALYNALVQHPARIITQNDGVAASIASLVFMAGDERRMGTGTTLMVHDPWTCMCGNAADFREIAGWLDGIAASMADIYAERTGQTTAGIAALMTAETWMNAAEAVAAGFADDTTNEDAPPQMRARFDLSFFAHAPPELADRRQEGQANTRTTPQTVRDVEQILRDAGCSHAQAKAIASGGFKAKPDSRDENGGEPDDTAAADALMASLLTARFEFGARSLLEN
- a CDS encoding phage portal protein; protein product: MTLAEGGKWFGGGPTRAGISVGPDTAMRCGAFYACVRILAEDVGALPIGVHQRLPDGGRRKATEHPLHRVLRRQANAWQTAMEYREMMQAHVEMRGNAYSYITRGVGGRVLELLPIHPDSVTVHQAKDYTVTYKVRGEEAPSGSIFHLRGLTLDGVTGVSPITYMRESIGLALAAEKHGALLFGNGARPGMVAEAPAEFSAGAVERLKESIERGTSGDNLFRLLVLEEGAKLSAAPVSMTNEDAQFLDLRKYQRSEIAGMCRVPPHMIGDLERATFSNIEEQGQHYLDGGLNQRLVRFEQRANMTLLTPAEQETHYVEFNRLAFNRGNSTARAAFYGSAIRDGWMNRNEPRERENMPPGPPELNEFLRPLNMARANERTPDA
- a CDS encoding HNH endonuclease signature motif containing protein produces the protein MPKPMRTCNTPGCPALTREPYCPDHRKEVQRRGDTKTDEERRFYGSARWQKTRARHRRLHPLCAECERQGYVKAGDMVDHIVPMREGGDPWDPVNHETLCNTHHQVKRARERHAA